A region of Chitinophaga horti DNA encodes the following proteins:
- the fusA gene encoding elongation factor G, whose amino-acid sequence MADLRFQRNFGIAAHIDAGKTTTTERILYYTGKTHKIGEVHEGAATMDWMAQEQERGITITSAATTCFWNFPTQQGKATPDSKQYKFNIIDTPGHVDFTVEVERSLRVLDGLVALFCAVSGVEPQSETVWRQANRYRVPRIGFVNKMDRSGADFLNVVKQIREMLGANPVPLTLPIGAEDTFKGVVDLITMKGIIWDEEGKGATYQEIDIPADMVDEANEWRGKLVEAVADYDDKLLEKFFEDPNSISEAEIHEAIRKATIDMAIIPMMCGSSFKNKGVQKMLDAVCRYLPSPMDIEAVTGTNPDNGEELVRKPDAKEPFAALAFKIATDPFVGRLAFFRAYSGRLDAGSYVLNTRTGKNERISRIMQMHANKQNPIDFIEAGDIGAAVGFKDIKTGDTLCDEKNPIVLESMTFPEPVIAVAIEPKTQADVDKMGMAIAKLVEEDPTLKVKTDEETGQTVLSGMGELHLEIIIDRMKREFKVEVNQGNPQVAYKESFTNKVEHREVFKKQTGGRGKFADIQIEIGPADAEWLKENDGKSFQFINDIFGGSIPKEFIPAIQKGFEASMNQGVLANYPLDNLKVRLFDGSFHQVDSDAMSFELCAKSAFREAGRKAKPVLLEPIMKVEVTTPDQYMGDVTGDLNRRRGMLEGMEAKNNAQVIKAKVPLSEMFGYVTQLRSLSSGRATSIMEFSHYAPAPNNIAEEVIAKVKGKVKAE is encoded by the coding sequence ATGGCAGACTTAAGATTTCAACGAAACTTTGGTATTGCGGCGCACATCGATGCCGGTAAAACCACTACCACAGAGCGTATCCTGTATTACACAGGTAAAACCCACAAAATAGGTGAGGTTCACGAAGGTGCAGCTACCATGGACTGGATGGCGCAGGAGCAGGAGAGAGGTATTACCATCACATCCGCTGCGACTACCTGTTTCTGGAACTTCCCTACACAACAGGGTAAAGCTACGCCAGATAGCAAACAATATAAATTCAACATTATCGATACTCCCGGCCACGTGGACTTTACCGTAGAGGTGGAGCGTTCACTGCGTGTACTGGATGGTCTGGTAGCGTTGTTCTGCGCCGTATCCGGTGTAGAGCCTCAGTCTGAAACCGTTTGGCGCCAGGCTAACCGTTACCGTGTACCCCGTATCGGTTTCGTTAACAAAATGGACCGTTCCGGTGCAGACTTCCTGAACGTGGTAAAGCAGATCCGCGAAATGCTGGGTGCTAACCCCGTTCCTTTGACCCTGCCTATCGGCGCAGAAGATACTTTCAAAGGCGTGGTTGACCTGATCACCATGAAAGGTATTATCTGGGACGAAGAAGGTAAAGGTGCTACTTACCAGGAGATCGACATCCCAGCCGACATGGTAGACGAAGCGAACGAATGGAGAGGTAAACTCGTAGAAGCAGTAGCTGATTACGATGACAAACTGCTCGAGAAATTCTTCGAAGATCCGAACTCTATCTCCGAAGCAGAAATTCACGAAGCGATCCGTAAAGCAACCATCGATATGGCGATCATCCCGATGATGTGCGGTTCTTCCTTCAAGAACAAAGGTGTACAGAAAATGCTGGATGCCGTTTGTCGTTACCTGCCTTCTCCAATGGACATCGAAGCTGTTACCGGTACTAACCCGGACAATGGCGAAGAGCTGGTTCGTAAACCAGATGCTAAAGAACCATTTGCTGCCCTCGCGTTCAAGATCGCAACCGATCCGTTCGTAGGCCGCCTGGCATTCTTCCGCGCTTACTCTGGCCGTCTGGACGCTGGTTCTTACGTTCTCAATACCCGTACAGGTAAAAATGAGCGTATCAGCCGTATCATGCAGATGCACGCTAACAAACAGAACCCTATCGACTTCATCGAAGCGGGCGATATCGGTGCTGCTGTTGGTTTTAAAGATATCAAAACAGGTGATACCCTGTGCGACGAGAAAAACCCGATCGTACTGGAATCAATGACCTTCCCTGAGCCGGTAATCGCTGTAGCGATCGAGCCTAAAACTCAGGCAGACGTTGATAAAATGGGTATGGCAATCGCTAAACTGGTAGAAGAAGATCCTACCCTGAAAGTGAAAACCGACGAAGAAACCGGCCAGACTGTATTGAGCGGTATGGGCGAGCTTCACCTGGAAATCATCATCGACCGTATGAAACGTGAGTTCAAAGTGGAAGTTAACCAGGGTAACCCTCAGGTAGCTTACAAAGAGAGCTTCACTAACAAAGTTGAGCACCGCGAAGTGTTCAAAAAACAAACGGGTGGTCGCGGTAAATTCGCCGACATCCAGATCGAAATCGGACCCGCTGATGCTGAATGGCTGAAAGAAAACGACGGTAAGAGCTTCCAGTTCATCAACGATATCTTCGGTGGTTCTATCCCGAAAGAGTTCATCCCGGCTATCCAGAAAGGCTTCGAAGCTTCTATGAACCAGGGTGTACTCGCAAACTATCCGCTGGATAACCTGAAAGTTCGTCTGTTCGACGGTTCATTCCACCAGGTGGATTCCGACGCTATGTCTTTCGAGCTTTGCGCTAAATCCGCATTCCGTGAGGCTGGCCGTAAAGCGAAACCAGTTCTGCTCGAGCCGATCATGAAAGTAGAAGTAACCACTCCAGACCAGTACATGGGTGACGTAACAGGTGACTTGAACCGTCGTCGTGGTATGCTGGAAGGTATGGAAGCTAAAAACAATGCACAGGTAATCAAAGCTAAAGTTCCGTTGAGCGAAATGTTCGGTTACGTAACGCAGCTGCGCTCCCTGTCTTCAGGCCGTGCAACTTCTATCATGGAGTTCTCTCACTATGCTCCTGCTCCTAACAACATCGCCGAAGAGGTGATCGCGAAAGTGAAAGGTAAAGTGAAAGCTGAATAG